The stretch of DNA CAGGATGTCTTCCCCGGCTGCCCGGAATTGCGTGACGGGTATTACCATGTGAATGATCGTCCCGGACTGGGGATTGACCTCGATGAAACGTTGGCGGCGAAGTTCCCAATCACCGGCGCCCCGCCGTTTGATATGTTCTGGGGCAATTATCGCCGCGCAGACGGCACGATCGTCAAACCGTAACATCCCCGCCGTTCGTATCCTCCTGGCGTCCAGTTCGATACAATCAAACAACACCGTATTTTTTCGTCGGTCGTCAACTCGATTCGAGGTGTTGTTGATATGTCAGGCTCAAAGGCAATTGGTTTCGTTTTTGTTGTGGCTACTTTTTGTTTCGCCGGTTTCGCCGGTTGGGCAGGCCATTCGCACGACCACTTCGTGAGCACGGTTTCCGCAGAGGAGGCAGATGCCAAGTGGGGCGATCTGAGCGGACAGTTCATCTACGGTGGTGAACCGCCGGTGCCCGAAGCATTGGAACTCAACAAGGATGCCGAATTCTGCGGGCCGTTCGATCTGCATTCCGAACAACTGCGGGTCGACAAAGAAAGTCGCGGCATCGCCAATGTCGTGATCTGGCTGGAAATGCCACGACGTCAGACGCCGCCGATTCATGAGTCGTATGCCGAATCAGCCAAGGCGGATGTCTTGTTGGCCAATAAGGATTGCCGATTCGTACCGCACGTAACAACGCTGCGAACCACGCAAAAACTGTTGATCAAAAACGACGACAAGATCGCACACAACACCGCCGCGTATTTGAAGCGGAATCTGCCGTTTAACGCTGTTTCCCCCCCCGAAACCGAAGACCGCCGCACGGCGCGTCGTGTCGAGCGGGCGCCGGCGAAGGTCAGTTGTTCGATTCACGCTTGGATGACCGGTTGGCTGCTCGTTCAAGATCATCCCTATATGGCCGTCACCGACAAGGAAGGCCGCTTTACGATCAAAAACCTCCCGGCTGGTGAATGGACGTTTCATGTATGGCACGAAGTTCCGACCGATGTCACGGCAGCCACTCAAGATGGCGCGTCGCAGACCTGGAAAAAGGGCCTCGTGACCGTGACGGTCAAACCGGGAGAGAACGATTTTGGTCAGTGGACGCTCGATCCGAAACTATTCAAATAGCCGTGTGCTTTGAAATCGGTGCCGCTTCGCTCTATTCTCATACGACCTACGAATCAGGTGCGTTGCGTTACGCGCCTGACAAGAACCTTTTTCTACCAATTCACGCAACAGGTGGTCCGCTGATGAAGATGCTTCCGCGTATGACGCTGGTGTTCTCCGCACTGGCTTTGACAGTTTCTATTTTGAGCGCCGCCGGCCGTGCGGCGGAGATTGATGAATCGCCGCTCGCCATCCGTGCGACGCAGGCATTTATCGATCTGGAGTTTCGACGCCCAATCGTGATGACCTACGCCGGCGACGGCAGTGATCGTCTCTTCGTCGCCGAACAAGAAGGGGTGATTCGCGTCTTCAAAAACGATCAGGACGCCACCGAGTCGAGTCCGTTTCTCGATATTGAGTCTCAGGTGGTCTACAAGGACAATGAAAACGAAGAAGGTTTGTTGGGATTCGCGTTTCATCCCAAATACAAAGAGAACGGCCACCTCTTCGTGTATTACACAACGACTGATGCTCCACACACCTCGGTCGTTTCGCGGTTCACCGTCTCCGCCGACAATCCCCAGCACGTGGATCCCAAGACGGAAGTCGAAATTTTGCGTATTCCGCAACCATTTTGGAATCACAACGGCGGCACGATTGCCTTTGGGCCGGATGGTTATTTGTACATTGCTCTGGGAGATGGCGGAGCTGGTAATGATCCGATGGGGAATGGACAAAACTTGAAGACATGGTTGGGATCGATCTTGCGGATTGATGTCGACCACAAATCCGATGGAAAGAACTATTCGATTCCCAAGGACAACCCGTTCGTGAAGACCCCCGGTGCGCGTCCGGAGATTTATGCCTACGGCGTTCGCAATATCTGGCGGTTGTCTTTTGACCGTAAAACCGGCCTATGCTGGGCTGCGGACGTGGGACAGAACATTTGGGAAGAAATTGACATCATCGTCAAAGGTGGCAACTACGGTTGGAACCTGCGTGAAGCGAAGCACAAATTCGGTCCCAACGGGGTCGGGCCGCGCAAGGATTTGATCGATCCGATTTGGGAATACCATCACGACATCGGCAAATCGATCACCGGCGGGCAGGTTTATCGTGGTAAGAAATTCCCAGAATTGGCCGGCTCGTATTTGTATGCCGACTACGTGAGCGGCCGCATTTGGGCCTTGAAGTACGACGCCGACAAAAAGGTCGTGACCGCTAACCGCAGCATCAGTTGGCCGGAAGGAGTCGACCCGCTGCCGGTGATGTCGTTCGGCGAGGACGAACAAGGCGAAGCGTACATGCTCACCCCATCAGGTCACATTTTCGGGTTTGAGAAAGCTGAATAACACGCGCATGAAAAATCCCCCACTCCTCGTAGAAAACCGAGGGGTGGGGGATTTTCGTTTGATTGTGCAACCCTGATTACGCAATCCTGACAGCAAAGCGAGTCAGTTCAGTATCGCTGCGGCTGCGGCATCTTGTTGTTGCTGCTGTTGCTTTCGCTGCATTTCTTTTTGCTTCTCTGCTTCTTGCCTTTTCTTTTCGTCTTCCGATGGCCGCGGGTTGAGCAGTTTGGCCAGGTTCTCATGGATCGCTGCGGAATCCATACCCGGCTTGAGTTTGACGACCTGCATATTGGATTCCAGCGGCGCGGCAGAATTTTCAAGTTCTTTGATCATGATTCCCACGTTGTGCAAAATGGCTTCCGTGGCTGAGACGATCAACGTGTTGGTCTTGGGGTCGACCCCGATCGACAAGTCCCCCTTAAAGCGGCCTTGGCTCAGCTCATCCTTGTCATCGTCGCCGTACATGTCGGCGTAGCGAATGTTGGTTTGTTTTTTCGGCTGATTTTCCAGCGCCTTGTCATTGGCGCTGAGCAAGTCGCGATAAACATCCTTAATCGCTAGGGAAACGTCTTTCGCGCTGTTGTGCTTGAGTTTGAAGATCTGCACATGTCGCACATTGCGCGAGTTGGGCGGCAAGGCTTTGTCGTACAATTCAATGAGCTGCTCAACGGTTTTCCATTGGGTGGCATCTCCGCCGCGGACCATGATTGAGTTCGTGTCGACATCGACGATGAATTTCAATTTCTTACGCTTGGATAAACTTCGCGTTTCGTCTTTTGAGCTATCGTCGTTATCGTACCAGGAAGACCAGTAGGGGCGGCGTTGTTTGTCGTCATCGTCATCTTCTTTGAAGAAGTCCTCTAGATTGAAGCTGACCCAATAGGCGGACGCATATTTGAGGAAGAAGACTTTGTAGGTCTTCGGTGGCGGTGCGATGTCGACCATCAAATCTTCCAGAATGTCGAGTGCAGCGGGGTCGTCGCAACTGATGACGAGACGTCCATCGTGCGTACGGCGGATCGAGATAGGCGGCGCTTCGGCTTTGCGGACGTCCGCGGGACGCCCGGCTTGTTGATTGTTGCCCGCATCGGCTGAGGCTGCATCAACCGGCGCTGCTTCAACCGGTTTCTCAGTGGCCGGTTCTTTAGCCGCCGCCTTTTCTTCATAGAAATTCGCCAACTGCAGGCGCGGTTGAATCGGTCGGGCAGCGGTCTTGGGTTCGGCCGCTTCATCCTGTTGTTCCTCAGCCGGTTCGTCTGATTTCGGAGTTTCAACTGGCTCGGGGAGAATCAATTCATTGGGAGCGATGTTCGGCCAAATCTTCCGTAGGCGTTCTAAAACCTTTTCGGAATCCTCGGGAGATACCGCTTCCATCAATCGCATCTTGCTGCGGTTCTGGCCGGGAGCCCGGATTTCGCCCAACTTGACCAACAGCTCTTCCACCGAATCCAACTCAATGTCGTTGGCCCACAGCAGCAGGCGGTTGTTGTCCATGTCGGCATCGACACGGAATTTGTCATCTTTTTCGTCCTTTTCATTGGACCCGTAACCGCCATATCCCCAATAGCGCGAGCGGCGGTTGTCCTTTTTCTCTTCTTCGCCACCCATCATGAATTTAATCGAGCCGGCGACCTCGATCGCATCCAGCCGTCGCAATTTGATCACGTCAAACCGCCGACCGCTGCCGTCGAGCTTGGCGATCAATTTGCGGATCATCAGATGGTCGGTCATGGAGGCTTTGGCGATGATGGCCTTGTTCTTTTTATCGACTTCCAATTGCGTGCCGATATCCAAGCCCCCCAGGTCTTCCAACATATTGACCAACGTTTCGGGGTCGGTCGCCGCCAAGCGATAGGTTTGCATGCGGTCGATGTTGTTAAACAGCGAGTCGGACGGATCGGCAGCTACGTCCAGCGATTTGATGGCTTGCGTGATGATGGCCATTTTGTTGGGTGGTGCCGTTGCCATGATGCTGTTGCTGCGGGAATTAACAATCAGCCGCACTTCTTCGGGAGCCGAAGCACCGGCATCCCCTCCCTTTTTTTGCTGTTGTTGCTGCATGCGTTGCATCATTTGTTGCATTTGCTGCTGCATCTGGGGATTCGCAGCGCCGGAGACTTCGGCTGTTCGTTTGATCCCCAGAAGATCTTGTAATTGCACCAACGTTTCTGAAGCGCGGGTATGCTTGAGAAAGAACTCCTGCATCACACGGTCTTGACCGATATCGGATTTCTCCATCAATAGATACGATTGGATCTGCCGCAAATTGGCAACGGTATCCATCGCTTCCAGACGATTGAGCGACTCCACTGCGTCCAGGCGGCCATGTTCGGGGCTGATCAACGGTTTGAGTTGTCCTGCCAAATCCTTGGCAATCAACGTATCGAGCACGAACGATGTGCGGACGTATTCGTGGGGCATCAACTTGGCGAGTTCCTCGGGCGTGACCTCCGGTACGACAGCGGGGTTGAGTTCTTTGATCTTCTTCAGGCTGACCACCGAGAGCATTTCTTCATGCAGGATCATGGTGTAACCCCGC from Symmachiella dynata encodes:
- a CDS encoding secretin N-terminal domain-containing protein, yielding MRSMHRIFLSAVCGLLLSGLPELCQAQEAVAVPAGVRSRRSSPSQPGQPGQPQPGQAKPDGNAKPGDDKNKDKKPDDKKAEPGTSAVKRPAKPEEEPKPEDLKLQRLGDGEVRFNFRGAPWPVVLKELADVAHLNLDWQELPGDYLNFVTTRSYEVDEARDVINRHLLARGYTMILHEEMLSVVSLKKIKELNPAVVPEVTPEELAKLMPHEYVRTSFVLDTLIAKDLAGQLKPLISPEHGRLDAVESLNRLEAMDTVANLRQIQSYLLMEKSDIGQDRVMQEFFLKHTRASETLVQLQDLLGIKRTAEVSGAANPQMQQQMQQMMQRMQQQQQKKGGDAGASAPEEVRLIVNSRSNSIMATAPPNKMAIITQAIKSLDVAADPSDSLFNNIDRMQTYRLAATDPETLVNMLEDLGGLDIGTQLEVDKKNKAIIAKASMTDHLMIRKLIAKLDGSGRRFDVIKLRRLDAIEVAGSIKFMMGGEEEKKDNRRSRYWGYGGYGSNEKDEKDDKFRVDADMDNNRLLLWANDIELDSVEELLVKLGEIRAPGQNRSKMRLMEAVSPEDSEKVLERLRKIWPNIAPNELILPEPVETPKSDEPAEEQQDEAAEPKTAARPIQPRLQLANFYEEKAAAKEPATEKPVEAAPVDAASADAGNNQQAGRPADVRKAEAPPISIRRTHDGRLVISCDDPAALDILEDLMVDIAPPPKTYKVFFLKYASAYWVSFNLEDFFKEDDDDDKQRRPYWSSWYDNDDSSKDETRSLSKRKKLKFIVDVDTNSIMVRGGDATQWKTVEQLIELYDKALPPNSRNVRHVQIFKLKHNSAKDVSLAIKDVYRDLLSANDKALENQPKKQTNIRYADMYGDDDKDELSQGRFKGDLSIGVDPKTNTLIVSATEAILHNVGIMIKELENSAAPLESNMQVVKLKPGMDSAAIHENLAKLLNPRPSEDEKKRQEAEKQKEMQRKQQQQQQDAAAAAILN
- a CDS encoding PQQ-dependent sugar dehydrogenase: MKMLPRMTLVFSALALTVSILSAAGRAAEIDESPLAIRATQAFIDLEFRRPIVMTYAGDGSDRLFVAEQEGVIRVFKNDQDATESSPFLDIESQVVYKDNENEEGLLGFAFHPKYKENGHLFVYYTTTDAPHTSVVSRFTVSADNPQHVDPKTEVEILRIPQPFWNHNGGTIAFGPDGYLYIALGDGGAGNDPMGNGQNLKTWLGSILRIDVDHKSDGKNYSIPKDNPFVKTPGARPEIYAYGVRNIWRLSFDRKTGLCWAADVGQNIWEEIDIIVKGGNYGWNLREAKHKFGPNGVGPRKDLIDPIWEYHHDIGKSITGGQVYRGKKFPELAGSYLYADYVSGRIWALKYDADKKVVTANRSISWPEGVDPLPVMSFGEDEQGEAYMLTPSGHIFGFEKAE